One genomic window of Desulfatibacillum aliphaticivorans DSM 15576 includes the following:
- a CDS encoding LolA family protein gives MTPKPLKHFFILLGIFLFAAVLAAPAWSDATQGADDIETEDLMEPSAVALPPVDEVLNKVQAHYGQKGFCSQFTQVATLTGMGIQDTASGYACFNYPDKMRWEYEVPEEQVIISDGKRLWVYRPLDNQVLVGDSKDYFGAGEGASFLTDVNILKNQFDVSWAEQAWQHSAGLQNAWALKLTPKKENPDFTVLYLLINKKTCSIFETASFNNFGDETRINFAEPDFSMPPKDSEFVLTIPEGVDVMEMSGAPEGE, from the coding sequence ATGACGCCAAAGCCTTTAAAGCATTTCTTCATATTATTGGGGATTTTTCTGTTTGCAGCCGTCCTGGCGGCGCCTGCATGGAGCGACGCGACCCAGGGCGCCGACGACATTGAAACCGAAGACCTGATGGAGCCTTCAGCGGTTGCACTTCCTCCTGTTGACGAGGTTTTGAACAAGGTGCAGGCCCACTACGGCCAAAAGGGATTTTGCTCCCAGTTCACCCAGGTGGCCACGCTGACGGGCATGGGCATCCAGGACACCGCCTCCGGGTATGCCTGTTTTAATTACCCGGATAAAATGCGTTGGGAATATGAGGTCCCGGAAGAACAGGTGATCATTTCCGACGGAAAGCGTTTGTGGGTGTACAGACCCTTGGACAATCAGGTGCTTGTGGGCGATTCCAAGGATTATTTCGGAGCGGGGGAAGGCGCCAGTTTTCTTACGGATGTGAACATCCTGAAAAACCAGTTCGACGTCTCTTGGGCCGAACAAGCCTGGCAGCACTCCGCCGGATTGCAAAACGCCTGGGCTTTGAAGCTTACTCCCAAAAAGGAGAATCCGGACTTTACGGTCCTGTATTTGCTCATTAACAAGAAAACATGCAGCATTTTCGAAACCGCTTCCTTTAATAATTTCGGAGACGAAACCCGGATTAATTTCGCGGAGCCTGATTTTTCAATGCCTCCCAAGGATTCGGAATTTGTGCTAACCATCCCGGAAGGGGTTGACGTCATGGAGATGTCCGGCGCCCCGGAGGGAGAATAG
- a CDS encoding TIGR02266 family protein, producing MLNTTSEETYRDGETIFEEGSTGDWVYVVESGAVELYKIVDGKKVVIEVLRAGEVFGELAFIARFPRTASARALGDTVLGVMDKMYMDTEYNKLSGSFQLVLKSLAMRLKKTTEAAVGKQSTRFEPRINKCIALTFKDKDAFIQAYSHNLSGSGLFIKTSKPLPKGDTLDLQIKIPKLESPLKFLCVVAWSRKETSDPVNLPVGMGVKFVQMSDGEKDRLRKILAAI from the coding sequence ATGCTTAACACAACGTCAGAAGAGACGTATCGAGACGGGGAGACTATTTTTGAAGAAGGCAGCACCGGCGACTGGGTGTACGTCGTGGAATCCGGAGCTGTTGAACTATATAAGATCGTGGACGGAAAGAAAGTGGTGATAGAAGTGCTGAGGGCCGGAGAGGTTTTCGGCGAACTGGCCTTCATCGCGCGCTTTCCCCGGACCGCCTCGGCCAGGGCTTTGGGAGACACCGTGCTTGGGGTCATGGACAAAATGTACATGGACACCGAGTACAACAAGCTCTCGGGCAGTTTTCAGCTTGTGTTGAAAAGCCTGGCCATGCGCTTGAAAAAGACCACCGAAGCCGCTGTGGGAAAGCAATCCACTCGCTTTGAGCCCCGGATCAACAAGTGCATAGCCCTGACTTTCAAGGACAAGGACGCTTTTATTCAGGCGTACAGCCATAACCTGTCCGGGTCCGGCCTGTTCATCAAGACGTCCAAGCCCCTGCCCAAGGGGGACACTCTGGATCTTCAAATAAAGATTCCCAAGCTGGAGTCGCCGTTGAAGTTCCTGTGCGTGGTGGCCTGGAGCCGCAAGGAAACCAGCGATCCTGTGAACCTGCCCGTGGGCATGGGCGTTAAATTCGTGCAAATGTCCGACGGTGAAAAAGACCGGCTGCGGAAAATACTCGCCGCCATTTGA
- a CDS encoding response regulator, with protein sequence MYQKLGMYWSALESRFMPEHISRDDPLSFWRERILFVLFFVTTVLGPIALIPSVILSFQVDRPDIAIVDILAYFTAVFLLFSGKRLSLKARAWAAFGMLYSLGVFLLFTLGFHGAGYIWLFGASVLMGGIGGMRMAVWSLIINVLSMIGVGVFIAYKAPGWTSSLENPVNIWWVMTVNFMLISAMITITATIMLEGLKNAFDRERKAGRTLAVSQEKYKSLLETLPYGIQEIDLNGQVKFVNLAYQRVSGYLYEELVGTYAWDFAPDPEELEVQKRRFDKIRDNMPPPHPFTRPFLAKNGDILDLQVTWDYSYDQAGNLEGYLTVITDVTAQLKAENIRKDLEERLKHSQRMESIGTLAGGIAHDFNNILNSIIGFTELALDDAKPGAQQEECLQEVLRAGTRASGLVKQILTFARRGSEEPKPVRVSSITKETLQLLRSTVPPSIKIKQNIQSESLVMADPTQIHQVLLNLCTNAVQAMEEKGGLLQVDLADVLVDAELASRTPNLHPGEYLKMGIRDTGYGIPADAIQSIFEPYFTTKGFGKGTGLGLAVVHGIVQNCGGEILASSKVGGGSEFTIYLPLVKGKAEALPENRFGHAPKGREKVLFVDDEPSIVKLGGKMLERLGYTVTTHTSSLQALELVRNKPNGFDIVITDMTMPDMNGDVLAAELMKIRPDIPVILCTGYSNKITPEKAMDMGIKAFAMKPLVKSELAKSIRKVLDAQPNQPSA encoded by the coding sequence ATGTATCAAAAACTGGGCATGTATTGGAGCGCCCTGGAAAGCCGGTTTATGCCGGAACACATTTCCAGGGATGACCCGCTTTCTTTCTGGCGGGAAAGAATTTTGTTCGTCCTCTTTTTCGTAACCACTGTGTTGGGGCCGATTGCGTTGATCCCAAGCGTAATCCTCAGCTTTCAGGTGGATCGCCCCGATATAGCCATCGTAGACATTCTGGCGTATTTCACCGCCGTCTTCCTGCTTTTCTCCGGTAAACGCCTCTCCTTAAAAGCACGGGCCTGGGCCGCTTTCGGCATGTTATATTCCCTTGGCGTGTTTTTGCTTTTTACGCTGGGCTTTCATGGCGCCGGATACATCTGGCTTTTCGGCGCCTCGGTGCTGATGGGCGGCATAGGCGGTATGCGCATGGCCGTCTGGTCTCTTATTATCAACGTACTGTCCATGATCGGCGTAGGCGTTTTTATAGCGTACAAAGCCCCAGGCTGGACGTCTTCCCTGGAGAACCCTGTCAATATCTGGTGGGTCATGACCGTCAATTTTATGTTAATCAGCGCCATGATAACAATCACGGCCACCATCATGCTGGAGGGCCTGAAAAACGCCTTTGACAGGGAAAGGAAAGCGGGGCGCACGCTGGCCGTCAGCCAGGAGAAATACAAATCCTTGCTGGAGACGCTGCCGTACGGCATTCAGGAAATTGACTTGAACGGCCAGGTCAAATTCGTCAACTTGGCTTATCAGAGGGTTAGCGGCTATCTGTATGAGGAACTCGTTGGGACATACGCCTGGGATTTCGCGCCTGATCCCGAAGAATTGGAAGTGCAAAAACGGCGCTTTGATAAAATCAGGGATAACATGCCGCCTCCGCATCCTTTCACCCGGCCCTTTCTTGCCAAAAACGGCGACATATTGGATTTGCAGGTCACCTGGGACTACAGTTACGACCAAGCCGGAAATCTTGAAGGATATTTAACGGTTATTACGGATGTCACGGCGCAGCTAAAGGCGGAGAATATCCGCAAGGATCTGGAGGAACGGCTCAAGCACTCCCAAAGGATGGAATCTATAGGCACGCTTGCCGGCGGAATCGCCCACGACTTTAACAATATTCTCAATTCAATCATCGGATTCACGGAACTGGCCCTGGACGACGCAAAACCCGGCGCTCAGCAGGAGGAATGCCTGCAGGAAGTGCTGAGGGCCGGAACCAGGGCCTCGGGGCTGGTTAAGCAGATTCTGACCTTCGCCAGGAGGGGAAGCGAAGAGCCCAAGCCCGTCCGTGTCAGCAGTATAACCAAAGAGACGCTGCAACTGCTCCGGTCCACCGTGCCGCCCTCCATCAAAATCAAGCAGAATATACAAAGTGAATCCCTGGTCATGGCCGACCCCACTCAGATCCATCAGGTATTGCTGAATCTTTGCACCAATGCAGTCCAGGCCATGGAGGAAAAAGGAGGGCTGCTGCAAGTTGACCTGGCGGACGTTTTGGTGGATGCCGAACTGGCTTCCAGAACTCCCAACCTTCACCCCGGGGAATACCTGAAAATGGGTATAAGGGACACGGGATACGGAATTCCAGCCGACGCCATTCAATCCATTTTCGAGCCCTATTTCACGACCAAGGGTTTCGGCAAAGGCACCGGGCTGGGCCTGGCCGTGGTCCACGGCATTGTGCAGAACTGCGGAGGGGAAATCCTGGCGTCCAGTAAAGTGGGAGGGGGATCGGAATTCACCATTTATCTTCCATTGGTCAAAGGCAAAGCCGAAGCTCTCCCGGAAAACCGGTTCGGCCACGCTCCCAAAGGCAGGGAAAAGGTCCTTTTTGTGGATGACGAGCCTTCCATTGTCAAATTGGGAGGAAAAATGCTCGAACGCCTGGGCTACACAGTCACCACGCACACAAGCAGCCTCCAGGCATTGGAGCTTGTACGGAATAAGCCCAATGGTTTTGATATAGTTATTACGGACATGACCATGCCGGACATGAACGGAGACGTTCTGGCCGCGGAATTGATGAAGATCAGGCCCGACATCCCGGTTATTCTTTGCACGGGATACAGCAATAAAATCACGCCTGAAAAAGCCATGGACATGGGCATAAAGGCCTTTGCCATGAAGCCTCTCGTAAAGTCCGAACTGGCCAAGTCCATCCGCAAGGTCCTTGACGCCCAGCCCAATCAACCGTCAGCCTAA
- a CDS encoding LysR family transcriptional regulator — MDLQKLKTFSTVASLMNFNQAAEVLNYAQSSVSAQIKALENDLDALLFQRVGKRVKLTPAGEKMLQYTHKMLAIEQEARNEIKGEAAGASLLTLRMPQTVAACHLPMALPAFQKRFPNVNLDVTSCALFSLEHELSIGTVDLAFLLTDTVSAASLDMEMIRTETLVVAASPGHELAGKAGLGYKSLDGRVLFLPKADCGYRMEFEQALTLERVRLGSLIEMNSIEAIKAAVANGMGVTIIPRISIEHDLKTGRLIELDWEEPMETGLLMIWQRDKCFSPALDAFMDAFRRGAAGF, encoded by the coding sequence TTGGATCTCCAAAAACTCAAGACATTCAGCACCGTGGCCTCCCTGATGAATTTCAACCAGGCCGCCGAGGTTTTGAACTACGCCCAATCCAGCGTATCCGCGCAAATCAAGGCTTTAGAAAATGATCTGGACGCCCTGCTGTTCCAACGCGTGGGAAAAAGGGTCAAGCTGACCCCGGCGGGCGAAAAAATGCTCCAATACACCCATAAGATGCTTGCCATCGAGCAGGAGGCGCGCAACGAAATAAAAGGAGAGGCGGCCGGCGCCTCCCTGCTGACGCTAAGAATGCCTCAGACCGTGGCCGCCTGCCATTTGCCCATGGCCTTGCCGGCTTTTCAAAAGCGGTTTCCCAATGTTAACCTGGACGTTACGTCTTGCGCCCTATTTTCCCTGGAGCACGAACTGTCCATTGGAACGGTGGACCTCGCCTTTCTCCTGACCGACACGGTGAGCGCCGCAAGCCTGGATATGGAAATGATCAGGACCGAAACCCTGGTTGTGGCGGCCTCGCCGGGTCATGAACTGGCCGGGAAGGCCGGTTTGGGCTACAAAAGCCTGGACGGACGGGTATTGTTTTTGCCCAAGGCGGATTGCGGCTATCGCATGGAGTTTGAGCAGGCCCTGACCTTGGAAAGGGTGAGGCTCGGCAGCCTGATCGAAATGAATTCCATTGAAGCCATTAAGGCTGCGGTCGCCAACGGCATGGGCGTGACCATTATTCCCCGCATATCCATTGAGCATGACCTGAAAACCGGACGCCTGATCGAACTGGATTGGGAGGAGCCAATGGAAACGGGCCTTTTGATGATTTGGCAAAGGGATAAATGCTTTTCGCCCGCCCTGGATGCCTTTATGGATGCATTCAGGCGCGGCGCGGCCGGATTTTGA
- a CDS encoding lysophospholipid acyltransferase family protein, which produces MNRKLYKFYKWLVVVPVLAVSTCVFGLLAMLLCTFMDPKFVGQITGVPWAKLNSIVTPMRVKILGRENIDPKQSYVICANHQSQYDIFVLYGQLGIDFKWVMKAELRSVPFLGAACARLGHIFIDRSDTEKALASINAAKEKIVNGTSVLFFPEGTRSRDGKLLRFKKGAFTFALDLGLPILPVTIVGTKDILPTDTLDLYCGNATMIIHPAIDTSEYDKENLPDLMYATREVIEKGLTQKS; this is translated from the coding sequence ATGAATAGGAAGCTCTACAAGTTTTACAAATGGCTGGTCGTTGTACCCGTCCTTGCTGTAAGCACCTGCGTCTTTGGGCTGCTTGCCATGCTGCTGTGCACGTTTATGGATCCCAAGTTCGTAGGACAGATTACAGGCGTGCCCTGGGCCAAGCTGAACAGCATCGTCACCCCCATGCGGGTAAAAATTTTGGGCCGTGAAAACATCGACCCCAAGCAGTCTTATGTGATCTGCGCCAACCATCAGAGCCAGTATGACATCTTTGTGCTTTACGGCCAGTTGGGCATTGACTTCAAATGGGTCATGAAAGCGGAATTGAGGAGCGTGCCTTTTTTAGGCGCGGCCTGCGCCAGGCTGGGCCATATTTTTATCGACCGCTCAGATACGGAAAAGGCCCTGGCCTCCATCAATGCAGCCAAGGAAAAAATCGTCAACGGCACCTCCGTGCTTTTCTTCCCTGAAGGAACGAGGAGCCGCGACGGAAAACTGCTGCGTTTCAAAAAGGGCGCTTTCACCTTCGCCCTGGACCTGGGCCTGCCCATCCTGCCCGTGACCATCGTCGGCACCAAGGATATTTTACCCACAGACACCCTGGATCTGTATTGCGGCAACGCAACCATGATCATTCATCCGGCTATTGACACCAGCGAATATGATAAAGAAAACCTCCCGGATCTGATGTATGCAACCCGGGAGGTCATAGAGAAGGGCCTGACTCAGAAATCTTAA
- a CDS encoding biotin/lipoyl-containing protein — protein MSEVAAPMPGTIVQILVKEGDQVSEDQDVMILEAMKMENPIAAPAGGAVASITVKEGDKVDAGQVLMTIE, from the coding sequence ATGAGTGAAGTTGCTGCCCCTATGCCGGGAACCATCGTACAGATTCTGGTTAAAGAAGGCGATCAGGTTAGTGAAGATCAGGATGTCATGATCCTGGAAGCCATGAAAATGGAAAACCCCATTGCGGCTCCTGCAGGCGGCGCCGTTGCTTCCATCACGGTCAAGGAAGGCGACAAAGTGGACGCCGGCCAGGTCCTCATGACCATCGAATAG
- a CDS encoding OsmC family protein produces the protein MQEDSQEMTVEVIHVETLVRPGENRRIIAQGRGHEIVMDMKKEMMGDDSGPTPPELLAMALGGCMVNIARIMMEQKGVKLNGLQVGVSGPIDPSKAMGLESSNPTGFVGLAIHVKLDADLPEVERQSFEQELCKRCALCDTIANPAPLEIQFGWNS, from the coding sequence ATGCAAGAAGACAGCCAGGAAATGACGGTGGAAGTCATTCACGTGGAAACTCTGGTCCGGCCGGGAGAAAACCGGCGGATTATCGCCCAGGGCCGCGGCCACGAAATCGTGATGGACATGAAGAAGGAAATGATGGGCGACGACTCCGGGCCGACGCCTCCGGAGCTTTTGGCCATGGCGCTGGGAGGGTGCATGGTCAACATAGCCCGAATCATGATGGAGCAAAAAGGGGTGAAGCTGAATGGGCTCCAAGTCGGAGTTTCCGGCCCCATCGATCCGTCCAAGGCCATGGGCTTGGAGTCTTCCAACCCAACGGGCTTCGTCGGGCTGGCGATCCATGTAAAATTGGATGCGGACCTGCCTGAGGTGGAGAGGCAGTCCTTTGAGCAGGAACTCTGCAAGAGGTGCGCCCTGTGCGACACCATCGCAAACCCTGCTCCTTTGGAAATCCAGTTTGGATGGAACAGCTAA
- the nadA gene encoding quinolinate synthase NadA, whose protein sequence is MDAKATNQEETARLTERVRQLLKEKNAVMLAHNYQPPEIQDAADMCGDSLELSIKASKTGAQVIVFAGVHFMAETASILSPQKTVILPRENAGCPMADMIDPQSLAKRKEELPGVPVVTYVNSPAAVKALTDVCCTSANVVKVVSSIEGSEVLMAPDKNLAMFASRQTDKKIHIWEGCCPYHDALTPQDILAAKEKYPNAVVMAHPECRPEVIDMADVALSTSGMLAYPDASDAEVFIVGTEVGILHPLKKRHPNKTFIPASEKLLCQDMKRITLQDVIRSLENMTGVVKVPEEIRVPALSAVEKMTQYIN, encoded by the coding sequence ATGGACGCTAAGGCAACCAATCAGGAAGAAACCGCCCGTCTGACCGAGCGCGTGCGTCAACTGCTCAAGGAAAAAAACGCCGTCATGCTGGCTCATAATTACCAGCCCCCTGAAATCCAGGATGCGGCCGACATGTGCGGGGATTCGCTGGAGCTTTCCATCAAGGCTTCCAAGACCGGCGCCCAGGTCATCGTGTTCGCCGGAGTGCATTTCATGGCCGAAACCGCGTCCATCCTGTCGCCCCAAAAAACCGTGATCCTTCCCCGGGAAAACGCAGGCTGCCCCATGGCCGACATGATCGATCCCCAGTCCCTTGCAAAACGCAAAGAGGAGCTGCCCGGCGTGCCCGTGGTCACTTACGTCAACTCCCCGGCCGCCGTAAAGGCCCTGACCGACGTCTGCTGCACCTCCGCTAACGTGGTGAAGGTCGTCAGCAGCATTGAAGGAAGCGAAGTCCTCATGGCGCCTGACAAGAATCTGGCCATGTTCGCCTCAAGGCAGACCGACAAGAAAATCCACATCTGGGAAGGGTGCTGCCCCTACCACGACGCCCTGACTCCCCAGGACATTCTGGCCGCCAAGGAAAAATACCCCAACGCCGTGGTTATGGCCCACCCCGAGTGCAGGCCGGAAGTGATCGACATGGCCGACGTAGCCCTCAGCACGTCGGGCATGCTGGCCTATCCCGATGCTTCGGACGCCGAGGTTTTTATTGTGGGGACCGAAGTGGGAATCCTGCATCCTTTAAAGAAAAGGCATCCCAACAAGACGTTTATTCCCGCCTCGGAAAAACTTCTTTGCCAGGACATGAAGCGGATCACCCTGCAGGATGTGATCCGCAGCCTGGAGAACATGACCGGGGTGGTGAAGGTTCCGGAGGAAATCCGGGTCCCGGCCCTGTCCGCCGTGGAAAAAATGACGCAATACATAAACTGA
- a CDS encoding PilZ domain-containing protein — protein sequence MKERRRHNRVDSLNLLSYTCFDCDGNSECQGMGRTLNVSESGILLETGEQLEEGFQVAVTIAFEENLVAIKGEVVRSLANPEGMFESGIRFSEVSDEQLDVLKAYVVAFEGEQA from the coding sequence ATGAAAGAAAGAAGAAGACACAACAGAGTCGATTCACTGAATTTGCTGTCATATACATGCTTTGATTGCGATGGCAACTCCGAATGTCAAGGCATGGGAAGGACTCTTAATGTCTCGGAATCGGGCATTTTGCTGGAGACCGGCGAACAACTGGAGGAAGGCTTCCAGGTAGCTGTAACCATTGCCTTTGAAGAAAATCTCGTGGCAATCAAGGGCGAGGTGGTCAGGTCCTTGGCCAACCCGGAAGGAATGTTTGAGTCCGGCATCAGATTCTCCGAGGTGAGCGACGAGCAACTGGATGTGCTTAAGGCCTATGTCGTCGCCTTTGAAGGCGAGCAAGCCTAG
- a CDS encoding tetratricopeptide repeat protein produces MKRTFISYPAAAICLAALLILPSPGIAEKASRPRTTVNTPSAPLRHPPEEAPQKSVSAEKWSQMAAELLRIKELRNPKLALECANKALYINPSYPPAYLNRGSAYMMLGQPEKALADFDQTVKLNPGLPQAYFNRALACEALGRYRDATDNYTVVIESDPNDAEAYVRRGAAFFDLHEDAQACKDLEKACQLGLCAPLEQARENQLCPKNNH; encoded by the coding sequence GTGAAGAGGACGTTTATCAGCTATCCAGCGGCGGCGATCTGTTTGGCGGCCCTGCTGATCCTGCCGTCGCCCGGGATCGCTGAAAAGGCCTCCCGCCCCCGGACAACCGTCAACACGCCTTCTGCGCCCTTGCGCCACCCGCCTGAGGAGGCGCCCCAAAAATCCGTTTCCGCCGAAAAATGGAGCCAGATGGCGGCGGAACTGCTGCGCATCAAGGAACTCCGAAACCCCAAACTGGCGCTTGAATGCGCCAATAAGGCCTTATACATCAACCCCTCCTATCCTCCGGCTTATCTGAACCGCGGAAGCGCATACATGATGTTAGGCCAGCCGGAAAAGGCGCTCGCCGATTTCGACCAAACCGTCAAACTTAACCCCGGTTTGCCCCAGGCCTATTTTAACCGGGCTCTTGCCTGCGAGGCGTTGGGGAGATACCGGGACGCAACGGACAACTATACCGTAGTCATAGAGAGCGATCCTAACGACGCCGAGGCGTACGTGCGCCGTGGAGCGGCTTTTTTCGACCTGCATGAAGACGCTCAAGCCTGCAAGGATCTTGAAAAAGCCTGCCAACTTGGCCTGTGCGCACCCCTGGAGCAAGCCCGGGAAAACCAGCTTTGCCCCAAAAATAATCATTGA
- a CDS encoding lytic transglycosylase domain-containing protein, producing the protein MKPISRHFAGMMKTAAVCVMAWALLCLAAPSALADIYRYVDEQGVTHYTNVPTRGSYTLYIREATLSKKLRGTPASYDTHIKEASDLHHVDFDLIKAVIKVESDFNPRAISKAGARGLMQVMPGNFVRLGISDPENPRQNIIGGTCYLRQMLNRFGGKTTLALAAYNAGPGAVEKYNSIPPYEETRNYVRKVMLEYRRLRKIRRDSGMQWQVHASTP; encoded by the coding sequence ATGAAACCTATAAGCCGCCATTTTGCCGGAATGATGAAAACAGCCGCCGTTTGTGTGATGGCTTGGGCGCTTTTGTGCCTGGCTGCGCCTTCGGCTTTGGCGGACATCTACCGGTACGTGGATGAACAGGGAGTCACCCATTATACTAACGTGCCTACTCGCGGGAGCTACACCCTGTATATCAGGGAAGCGACTCTCTCCAAAAAGCTGAGAGGAACGCCGGCCAGCTACGACACGCATATCAAAGAGGCTTCGGACCTGCACCATGTGGATTTCGACCTGATCAAGGCGGTCATCAAGGTGGAGTCGGATTTCAACCCCAGGGCGATTTCCAAGGCGGGCGCCCGGGGGCTTATGCAGGTCATGCCGGGCAATTTCGTTCGCCTTGGCATTTCCGATCCGGAAAACCCGCGGCAAAATATTATTGGAGGAACTTGCTACCTGCGCCAGATGCTGAATCGCTTTGGCGGAAAAACCACCCTGGCCCTGGCGGCCTACAACGCCGGCCCCGGCGCGGTGGAAAAATACAACAGCATTCCCCCTTATGAAGAAACGCGGAATTACGTCCGCAAAGTAATGTTGGAGTATCGCCGCCTCCGCAAGATCAGACGGGATAGCGGCATGCAGTGGCAGGTGCACGCATCAACCCCTTGA